ACTCCGTCTCTTCTCTGGCGCTGGCTATGCGGTTGCTTTAGTAGGCCAGCTCATTAGGACGGTTCTGGGAAGGTTCTTTATACCGGTTTTGCAAATACATGTCAATTTTTTTAAATACTGGttgtacatttttcgtatacatgcACAATATTTTTTGATACATGTTGATTTCCTTTAAAATCATggtgaacatttatttgaaaaaataaatGTTAATGATTTTTAAATGCACATTGAACACTTTTTTGTATGGTATGAGacatttttttaaatgtcatgaaCATATATCTAAAATGCGTGAACTTTTTTTAGATGCTGTGTTCATTTTTTTCGAATGGCACAAATATTTGTTTTAAACTTACTGAACTTTTTTTTTTACAGTGTAGACACATTTTTCTCGAAATGTGTGAATATTTTATAATATGTCACTGACATTTTTCTGAATGTTTTGAATCATTTTTAGAAAAATTATACGAACTTTTTTTAGGCTAATCACACGAACTTTGTGTAATGCAGCAGTATTTCTCGTGGAACATGACACTCGGGCTGACGTTTGTGAATCATTTAACGAGCCACCCAAACGATCTGAGCCTTTTGCCACAACGGCCACAACGGCCATTCTGGGCCGCATGGCAAGGGATCTGGGCCGTTGCACTAATTGCGGGTAGCTGTCCGTCCCCATCTTCCCCCAAGGCTTCTTCTACAAGATTCCCCCCACCCCCCCCTTCTTCCCCATTTGCACTTCCACACACCACTTCCCCAATCCAGAGCCTCCCCACCCAGCGATTCCACCGACGGCGATGTCCACGTCCGGTTCGTCCTCCGTTTCTGCCGACCGGGACATCCTCCCCCTGATCCCCTGCCCGGACTGCGGGGGCCAGAGCACCACCATTGCCACTCGCGGCGGCTCCCGCCCCGGGGCTCAGATCTACAAGAAACTCCGCCACAGCGTACGTGTTCTTGGCCCATTCCCCTCCATTAGTCGTCCTCCTGCATTTCGCAGCGTCGCAGCTTAATCTGTTCCCCCATTTCGCAGGCTGTTCTTGGCTGGTTCTTCCGCTGGTCAGACGGGTACGCGCTGGCCGATGTTGCAAGGATGACCCTCCTCCTCGGCGTGGCCAATCTGCTCGTCAACCTGCTTGTTCTGGCTCTCGTGCTGCGGCTGTTCGCAAAGCGGAATGCATCTATGGCGTAATCTAATctagatgctggtgggatggtcgtaGTATCAGTAGTATTAGCGTGGTAGTAGTCCCGCCGTGTTAATTTGTGTGGCTGTAGCCCCGCTATGGGCTTTGATTAGTGGTCTCTTTGTCAAATTAGTGCAGTCTCTATGTAAAATTAGTGCGGTCTCTTCAGTGTCAGCAAGCTGTAGCGTAGGTTCGACGATGGAGTGTTTGTGCTTGCGGCTGTGCCACCATTTGTCTGGTCCACTATGTAATCCATGAGCACTTGGATCTAATTAGGAATGGATGTTGTTTGCCAAGTTACGTTTTGtcaatatttttctcttttcaaaaTATCAAATGACCCCGAGTTGTCACTTCGCCACACCTGCCTCTATTATTGAGGCGGGCTCCTGTCCATGCCAACTGCTTGCATTCACGTGGCGTGCCGCCAGTACATATCCTGTGCTCCATGctccaaactttcaaaaaaaatctgatttttgttGGGAATGTTCAAAGGACATGTATCCATAATcactaaaaatatttcagatcccaaatCGAAATACACATGTATAGACCAAAAGCTATTGACAAAAGCAGACAAaaccatttaaaaaatgtttgtggcCTTTATACAAGTGTTCACGCTCTTCAAAAGTAAACCCACAACATTTTCAGAAAATATTTATACAATACCAAAAAATGTTTTACCATTCATTTTTTTTTGACATTATAAAAAATCACACGTTTCAAAACTAAGTTTGAGACTATTTTATAAATGTCCATACCATTCAAAAACATGTTTCTTATATTTAAAAAAATGCTTGTGCCATTGAAAACAATATCCACATGTTTCAAAAGAATGTTTGTGAATTATTCTTAATTTCTTtctacaaatgtaaaaagaggttTGTGTATATTAAAAATCTTGGATTTATTCGAAAAACTGTTCAAAGCATGTGTTAGAAAAAATTTCAACGTGTATCAAAAaatgttctagatgtaaatgtacaAATGTATAGGAAAAGTATACATGTATTGCAAAAAAGGAAAAATATGAGAACCAAAAACCAGAAGAAAATGGGTAAGGAAACACAGAaaacaaaaaccaaaaagaaaccaaGTGACTTAATGTGAAATTTTAAAAATACATATTTGTTAAGTTAAACTAGATCGCATGTTCCTCTCACTAGTGCCTGGACATAGTGGGCTGGCCTAGTAGAGCGGTCTTTGAAA
The Triticum dicoccoides isolate Atlit2015 ecotype Zavitan chromosome 3A, WEW_v2.0, whole genome shotgun sequence genome window above contains:
- the LOC119271166 gene encoding uncharacterized protein LOC119271166, whose translation is MSTSGSSSVSADRDILPLIPCPDCGGQSTTIATRGGSRPGAQIYKKLRHSAVLGWFFRWSDGYALADVARMTLLLGVANLLVNLLVLALVLRLFAKRNASMA